A window from Flavobacterium sp. 83 encodes these proteins:
- a CDS encoding sodium:solute symporter, which translates to MQLFDWVVLIATLLFIVIYGAWKTKGSKNVEDFILGGNETPWYVVGLSVMATQASAITFLSTPGQAYHDGMGFVQFYFGLPIAMVVICVTFIPIYHKYKVYTAYEYLEKRFDLKTRSLAAILFLFQRGLGTGLTIYAPAIILSAILGWNLTIMNIIIGLLVIIYTFSGGTKAVNVTQKQQMFVIMSGMLITFFLILHYLPNDMTFSNAMHIAGANDKMNIVSFSTDPEEKYTFWSGITGGFFLALAYFGTDQSQVGRYLSGKSVRESQMGLIMNGLLKVPMQFFILLTGVMVFVFFQFNPVPLNFNPNNKIIVEKSQYKGEYHVLEKKLDALSEDKKVINLLYIDQLNQDYDNPILRKELVALSNKEKDLRDRAKEIILKADIHSETNDKDYVFFHFILNYLPKGLIGLLLAVIISAAMSSTASGLNALASTTAIDIYKRNLKYEKSEKHYLNATKFFTLVWGIIAILFACIGTLFENLIQLVNIIGSIFYGTVLGIFLVGFYIKQVHAKAIFSSAIFSQLTIFIIYYFAIYIYPSGEEKLGYLWLNFIGAMLTIVISLLLQWTIFRKQKELVID; encoded by the coding sequence ATGCAACTATTTGACTGGGTCGTACTCATAGCCACATTACTGTTTATTGTAATTTATGGCGCGTGGAAAACAAAAGGAAGTAAAAATGTAGAAGACTTTATTCTGGGCGGTAATGAAACACCTTGGTATGTAGTTGGACTTTCTGTTATGGCCACACAGGCCAGTGCTATTACTTTTCTTTCAACTCCGGGGCAAGCGTATCATGACGGAATGGGATTTGTTCAATTTTACTTTGGACTACCTATTGCAATGGTAGTAATTTGTGTCACATTTATCCCAATTTACCACAAATACAAAGTTTATACTGCTTATGAATATCTGGAAAAACGATTTGATTTAAAAACGCGCTCGCTTGCCGCCATACTTTTCTTATTTCAAAGGGGTTTAGGGACTGGTTTAACCATTTATGCTCCAGCTATCATTTTGTCTGCAATATTGGGTTGGAACCTTACCATAATGAATATTATTATTGGTTTGTTAGTAATCATATATACCTTTTCGGGCGGAACTAAAGCGGTAAACGTAACGCAAAAACAGCAAATGTTTGTAATTATGTCCGGAATGTTAATCACCTTTTTTCTGATTTTACATTATCTTCCAAATGATATGACTTTTAGTAATGCTATGCATATTGCTGGTGCAAATGATAAAATGAATATTGTTAGTTTTTCAACGGATCCAGAGGAAAAATACACCTTTTGGAGTGGAATAACTGGAGGTTTTTTCTTGGCATTAGCCTATTTTGGCACTGATCAATCTCAGGTAGGACGTTATTTATCAGGAAAATCAGTTCGGGAAAGCCAAATGGGATTGATTATGAACGGGCTTTTAAAAGTCCCAATGCAATTTTTCATTTTACTTACAGGAGTTATGGTTTTTGTTTTTTTTCAATTCAATCCAGTCCCTTTGAATTTTAATCCAAACAATAAAATAATTGTTGAAAAATCCCAATACAAAGGCGAATATCATGTTTTAGAAAAAAAACTGGATGCCCTATCCGAAGATAAAAAAGTAATCAATTTATTGTATATCGATCAGCTGAATCAGGATTATGATAATCCTATACTTCGAAAAGAATTAGTAGCCTTATCTAATAAAGAAAAAGATCTGAGAGATCGAGCCAAAGAAATTATATTAAAAGCTGATATTCATAGTGAGACCAACGATAAAGATTACGTGTTTTTCCATTTTATCCTTAATTATTTACCCAAAGGACTTATTGGTTTATTGCTTGCCGTGATTATTTCGGCAGCAATGTCATCTACAGCTTCCGGATTGAATGCACTAGCATCGACGACAGCAATAGACATTTACAAACGCAATTTAAAATACGAAAAATCAGAAAAACATTATCTTAATGCTACAAAGTTCTTTACACTGGTTTGGGGAATTATTGCTATTCTTTTTGCTTGTATAGGTACGTTATTCGAAAATCTAATTCAGTTGGTAAATATCATTGGCTCCATATTTTACGGAACCGTTTTAGGAATTTTCCTGGTTGGTTTTTATATCAAACAAGTTCATGCCAAAGCCATTTTTAGTAGTGCCATTTTTAGTCAATTAACCATTTTTATAATCTATTATTTCGCTATTTATATTTACCCAAGTGGGGAAGAAAAACTGGGCTATTTATGGCTCAACTTCATCGGTGCAATGTTAACCATTGTAATTTCGTTACTATTACAATGGACCATTTTCAGAAAGCAAAAAGAATTAGTTATTGATTAG
- a CDS encoding PIG-L family deacetylase, protein MQKKNLQTILLFLFCFQIAIAQQPQKLNSVEIYNQIQKLNFLGSVLYIAAHPDDENTRLISYLSNETKARTGYLSLTRGDGGQNLIGPQLRELLGVIRTQELIEARKIDGGEQFFSRANDFGFSKNPTETLEIWDKQKVLSDIVWAIRKFQPDVIINRFDHRSPGTTHGHHTASAMLSIESFDLANNPVIFPEQLKLVQPWQPKRQFFNTSWWFYGSKEKFDAADKSNLLEMQIGTYFPSIGKSNQEIAALSRSRHQSQGFGSTGSRGEETEYLEFINGEALKNKSSIFEGIDTSWNRVKGGKPIGELLTTIASQFDYTNPSASIPNLAKAYTMMQSLDEKHWTTLKSSAIKEIIAACSGLYLEAVAQNQEATAGSIVKLKLEAINRSTVSMQLISVITLPEQKNTPQNSALNTNILKNINLDLQLPTTIAYTQPYWLNENGTVGMYTVNDQKNIGIPDIIREVKVVFNIQINGIDIPFERTVVYKYNDGVKGEMYNYLDIVPEITTSILDKVALFKDNKTKTVAVKIKAGKDSVTGNLQFELPNNWMVSPKMIPFNLEKKGMEQIVYFEVTPPNQPSEAVAKSIAVIDNTQYDKDQIIIDYNHITKQQVLKPAEAKFIKLDLKTNEERIAYIMGAGDEVPKSLSQMGYKVTVLKPEEITPEKLANFDVVMTGIRAYNTVKLLANKQSILFDFIKEGKTMIVQYNNPNDLVTQNIAPIALKISGDRVTEENAEVRFLAPTHPIMNFPNKINLNDFEGWKQEQGLYYPNEFDKAFTPILSSNDKGETPKDGALLVAPYGKGYYIYTGLSLFRELPEGVSGAFRLLSNMISLKSPVTIPAQKIKN, encoded by the coding sequence ATGCAAAAAAAAAACCTGCAAACGATTCTACTATTCCTTTTTTGTTTTCAAATAGCAATCGCTCAACAACCTCAAAAATTAAATTCTGTTGAAATTTATAATCAAATTCAAAAGCTTAATTTTTTAGGTTCTGTTCTCTATATTGCTGCTCATCCTGATGATGAAAATACCCGTTTGATTTCTTATTTATCAAATGAAACTAAAGCAAGAACTGGCTATTTATCGTTGACCCGAGGTGATGGCGGACAAAATTTAATAGGTCCACAATTGCGCGAATTATTAGGCGTAATTCGAACTCAAGAACTTATAGAAGCCCGAAAAATTGATGGAGGTGAACAATTTTTTTCTCGTGCCAATGACTTTGGTTTTTCTAAAAATCCAACTGAAACATTAGAAATTTGGGACAAACAAAAAGTGCTATCGGATATTGTTTGGGCCATTCGGAAATTTCAACCTGATGTTATTATTAATCGGTTTGATCATCGCTCTCCGGGAACTACACACGGACACCATACAGCATCGGCAATGCTGAGTATAGAAAGTTTTGATTTAGCCAATAATCCAGTTATTTTTCCGGAACAATTAAAACTCGTGCAGCCTTGGCAACCCAAACGCCAGTTTTTTAATACCTCATGGTGGTTTTATGGCAGCAAAGAAAAATTTGATGCTGCTGATAAATCAAATTTGTTAGAAATGCAAATAGGAACTTATTTCCCATCAATTGGAAAATCAAATCAGGAAATTGCAGCTTTAAGCCGCAGTCGCCATCAATCACAGGGTTTTGGTAGTACCGGAAGTCGTGGTGAGGAAACCGAATATTTAGAATTTATAAATGGCGAAGCATTAAAAAATAAATCTTCAATTTTTGAAGGTATTGATACTAGTTGGAACCGAGTAAAAGGCGGAAAACCTATCGGAGAATTATTGACAACCATTGCCTCTCAGTTTGATTATACAAATCCTTCGGCCAGTATTCCAAATTTGGCGAAAGCCTACACAATGATGCAATCTTTAGACGAAAAGCATTGGACCACATTAAAATCATCCGCAATAAAAGAAATTATTGCTGCTTGTTCCGGATTGTATCTTGAAGCAGTTGCCCAAAACCAGGAAGCAACTGCCGGCAGCATTGTAAAACTAAAACTTGAAGCAATAAACAGAAGTACTGTTTCGATGCAATTAATAAGTGTAATCACTTTGCCGGAACAAAAAAACACGCCTCAAAATTCAGCTTTAAATACTAATATTTTAAAAAACATCAACCTTGATTTACAATTACCGACAACAATAGCATACACGCAACCGTATTGGTTAAACGAAAATGGAACGGTGGGAATGTACACGGTTAATGATCAAAAAAACATTGGAATTCCTGATATCATTCGCGAAGTGAAAGTGGTTTTTAACATACAAATCAATGGAATTGACATTCCTTTTGAGCGCACCGTTGTCTATAAATACAACGACGGTGTAAAAGGAGAAATGTATAATTATTTAGATATTGTTCCTGAAATAACAACTAGTATTCTGGACAAAGTAGCCCTTTTTAAGGACAACAAAACTAAAACTGTAGCAGTAAAAATAAAAGCTGGAAAAGATTCCGTAACAGGTAATTTACAATTTGAGTTACCAAATAATTGGATGGTTTCTCCAAAAATGATTCCTTTTAATTTAGAAAAAAAAGGAATGGAGCAAATCGTTTATTTTGAAGTAACTCCACCAAATCAACCCAGTGAAGCTGTCGCAAAAAGCATTGCTGTAATTGACAATACACAATATGATAAGGACCAAATTATAATCGATTACAATCACATTACCAAGCAACAAGTTTTAAAACCTGCCGAAGCAAAATTTATCAAACTGGATTTGAAAACGAATGAGGAACGCATTGCTTATATCATGGGAGCCGGCGATGAAGTTCCAAAAAGCTTATCGCAAATGGGTTATAAAGTAACAGTGCTTAAACCCGAAGAAATAACTCCTGAAAAACTAGCTAATTTTGATGTAGTGATGACTGGAATTCGAGCTTATAATACAGTTAAATTATTGGCAAACAAACAAAGCATTCTTTTTGATTTTATAAAAGAAGGAAAAACAATGATTGTTCAATACAATAACCCTAATGATCTTGTAACCCAAAACATAGCACCTATCGCCTTAAAAATTTCTGGAGACCGAGTGACCGAGGAAAATGCCGAAGTTCGATTTTTGGCACCGACTCACCCAATAATGAATTTCCCAAATAAAATCAATTTAAATGATTTTGAAGGTTGGAAACAAGAACAAGGATTGTATTATCCTAATGAATTTGATAAAGCCTTCACTCCTATTTTATCTTCAAATGATAAAGGTGAAACCCCAAAAGATGGTGCTTTGTTAGTAGCTCCTTACGGAAAGGGATATTATATTTATACCGGTTTAAGTTTGTTCAGGGAATTACCAGAAGGCGTTTCTGGCGCTTTTAGATTATTATCAAATATGATTTCGCTAAAATCACCTGTGACCATTCCTGCTCAAAAAATCAAGAATTAA
- a CDS encoding NAD(P)-dependent alcohol dehydrogenase, which translates to MKTTNVKAFGTKAADTPLKEMTINRRDLTVKDIEIEILYCGVCHSDLHTARNDWGFTVYPTVPGHEIVDRVTKVGSEVSKLKVGDIAGVGCLVDSCQTCESCKKDLEQYCLTGFTGTYGSADKHLGGFTFGGYSEKIVVDEHFVLKVPANLDLAAVAPLLCAGITTWSPLRHWNVGKNSKVAVVGLGGLGHMAIKLAKGLGAEVTLFSRSPGKEKDALALGADAVIISTDSGHMNSVSGKFDLIIDTVPYVHDVNPYVATLNISGTLVLVGYLGGLEPILNTVPMILGRKSVAGSLIGGLAETQEMLDFCGEHNIVSEIEIIKMQDINEAYERMLKSDVKYRFVIDMASLKE; encoded by the coding sequence ATGAAAACAACAAACGTAAAAGCATTTGGTACAAAAGCAGCTGATACTCCTTTGAAAGAGATGACCATAAATCGCAGAGACCTCACTGTAAAAGATATCGAAATTGAGATTTTATATTGTGGCGTTTGCCATTCTGATTTGCACACTGCAAGAAATGATTGGGGATTTACGGTATATCCTACAGTTCCAGGTCACGAAATTGTAGACAGAGTAACCAAAGTGGGAAGCGAAGTAAGCAAATTAAAAGTAGGTGATATTGCAGGTGTGGGCTGTTTAGTTGATTCTTGCCAAACTTGCGAAAGCTGCAAAAAAGATTTAGAACAATATTGCCTGACCGGGTTCACAGGAACTTATGGTAGTGCTGATAAACATTTAGGTGGTTTCACTTTTGGAGGTTATTCTGAAAAAATTGTCGTAGACGAGCACTTTGTTTTGAAAGTACCTGCTAATTTAGATTTGGCAGCCGTTGCACCATTACTTTGTGCTGGAATTACCACTTGGTCTCCGCTTCGTCATTGGAACGTAGGCAAAAACAGTAAAGTAGCCGTTGTTGGTTTAGGAGGATTAGGTCATATGGCCATCAAATTAGCAAAAGGATTAGGGGCTGAAGTGACTCTTTTTTCCAGAAGCCCTGGCAAAGAAAAAGATGCTTTAGCATTAGGAGCCGATGCCGTAATTATTTCTACAGACAGCGGCCATATGAATTCTGTAAGCGGGAAATTTGATTTAATTATTGATACTGTTCCTTATGTACACGATGTTAATCCTTATGTAGCCACTTTAAACATTAGTGGCACATTAGTTTTGGTTGGCTATTTAGGCGGTTTAGAACCTATTTTAAATACTGTTCCAATGATATTAGGACGAAAATCGGTAGCAGGTTCTCTTATTGGAGGATTGGCTGAAACTCAAGAAATGCTAGACTTTTGTGGTGAACACAATATCGTTTCGGAAATTGAAATCATCAAAATGCAAGATATCAACGAAGCTTATGAAAGAATGCTCAAAAGTGATGTGAAGTATCGTTTTGTAATTGATATGGCTTCTTTGAAGGAATAA
- a CDS encoding carboxymuconolactone decarboxylase family protein: MTTFTEKGTAAPIAYFTGTVWVNMNVTPQEGYNINMGTVSFEKLARTNWHSHTSGQILFVIEGIGYYQELGKPIQLIQKGDVIKIPKNISHWHGASHNSSMRHIALVPEFDKDTTDWLQAVSDEEYNTFKNPVYEVENRLSPFAIMNHEQLWPNRISKLKETDPDLIEIFDNFAFDEVITHDTMDTKTRVLLIMASSIGSQGLSVYKMYVSAALNIGITPIEIKEVLYQSVPYVGISKVMDFINATNEIFGERNISLPLASQSTTTPKTRMEKGLVKQKEIFGDIIDNMYKNSPKDLLHIQEYLSANCFGDYITRNGLDLKTRELLTLSFLISLGGTESQIKGHILGNSNVGNDRQTLINLITQLLPYVGYPRTLNAIQCLNEVLPLK, translated from the coding sequence ATGACAACATTTACAGAAAAAGGAACTGCCGCTCCTATAGCCTATTTTACAGGAACCGTTTGGGTCAATATGAACGTGACACCCCAGGAAGGTTATAACATCAATATGGGAACTGTAAGTTTTGAAAAACTAGCAAGAACAAATTGGCACAGCCATACCAGCGGCCAAATATTGTTTGTTATTGAAGGTATTGGATACTATCAAGAGCTAGGTAAACCTATTCAATTAATACAAAAAGGAGATGTGATCAAAATCCCTAAAAACATTTCACATTGGCACGGAGCCTCACATAACAGTTCAATGCGTCATATTGCCCTAGTTCCTGAATTTGATAAAGATACAACAGACTGGTTACAAGCAGTAAGTGATGAAGAATATAACACTTTTAAAAATCCTGTTTATGAAGTAGAGAACCGTTTAAGTCCGTTTGCAATTATGAACCACGAACAATTATGGCCTAATAGGATTTCAAAACTCAAAGAAACGGATCCTGATTTGATTGAGATATTTGACAATTTTGCTTTTGATGAGGTGATAACCCACGATACCATGGATACCAAAACCCGTGTGCTACTTATTATGGCTTCTAGCATTGGTAGTCAAGGATTAAGTGTATATAAAATGTATGTTAGTGCCGCATTGAATATTGGAATTACACCTATTGAAATTAAAGAAGTACTATATCAATCCGTTCCTTATGTAGGAATTTCAAAAGTGATGGATTTTATTAATGCTACTAATGAAATATTTGGCGAAAGAAATATTTCCTTGCCTTTAGCAAGTCAATCGACCACTACACCAAAAACAAGAATGGAAAAAGGATTAGTTAAACAAAAGGAAATTTTTGGCGACATCATTGACAATATGTACAAAAATTCCCCAAAAGATTTGTTGCACATTCAGGAGTATTTATCTGCCAATTGTTTTGGTGATTATATTACTCGCAATGGCTTGGATTTAAAAACAAGAGAATTGTTAACGCTCTCTTTTCTTATTTCATTGGGTGGAACCGAAAGTCAAATTAAAGGACATATTCTAGGCAATTCCAATGTTGGAAATGACAGGCAAACCCTTATCAATCTGATAACACAATTATTGCCTTATGTAGGTTATCCGCGGACTTTGAATGCCATTCAATGTTTGAATGAAGTATTACCTTTAAAATAA
- a CDS encoding cyclophilin-like fold protein, with amino-acid sequence MKVTIGSAVFTATLHENVTATAFKTMLPLSINMIELNGNEKYYNLTENIPTQSSNPGTIKNGDLMFYGSNTLVLFYKTFSTSYPYTKLGQIDDTAGLASALGSGNVTVTFDKR; translated from the coding sequence ATGAAAGTAACAATTGGCTCTGCAGTTTTTACAGCAACACTCCATGAAAATGTAACGGCAACGGCATTTAAAACTATGCTTCCACTAAGTATAAATATGATTGAGTTGAATGGAAACGAAAAATATTATAACTTAACTGAAAATATCCCAACCCAATCATCAAATCCTGGAACGATAAAAAACGGTGACTTGATGTTTTATGGTTCAAATACATTGGTATTATTCTATAAAACCTTTTCTACATCTTATCCCTATACCAAACTTGGACAAATTGATGATACAGCTGGTTTGGCATCAGCATTAGGTTCTGGAAATGTAACTGTTACTTTTGATAAGCGATAA
- a CDS encoding NAD(P)-dependent alcohol dehydrogenase yields the protein MKNIVSKGYAGKDEEGKLALWNFERRAVGDNDILIEIKFSGICHSDIHTIKGHWGKQQYPQVPGHEIAGIVTAIGKNVTQFKIGDKAGVGCMVNSCMQCESCKNGEEHHCETTGMTGTYGSPEKLSPTGITQGGYSNNIVVTEHFAIKIPKNMDLEFAAPLLCAGITTYSPLMKVKMKKGDKIGVVGIGGLGHMAVKLAVSKGAEVYAFTTSPSKVNDIKGFGAKEVIVVNSAEDLKPWKGKLDFMISTVPYAYEMSSYIDCVKPYGFFTQVGQPINGELMINNFNMIFNRVNFNASLIGGIPETQEVMDYCAEHKIYPQIEIIKAEEINDAWKKVVNKEARYRYVIDAATF from the coding sequence ATGAAAAATATAGTATCAAAAGGTTACGCAGGTAAAGACGAAGAAGGAAAACTAGCGTTATGGAATTTTGAACGCAGAGCTGTTGGTGACAATGATATTTTAATTGAAATCAAATTTTCAGGAATTTGCCATTCCGACATTCATACAATTAAAGGACACTGGGGCAAACAACAATATCCACAAGTTCCCGGACACGAAATTGCGGGTATTGTAACTGCTATTGGGAAAAATGTAACCCAATTTAAAATTGGTGATAAAGCTGGTGTAGGCTGTATGGTAAACAGTTGTATGCAATGTGAAAGTTGCAAAAACGGTGAAGAACATCATTGCGAAACTACAGGAATGACAGGTACTTATGGTTCACCCGAAAAATTATCCCCAACAGGAATTACACAAGGTGGCTATTCGAATAATATAGTAGTAACCGAACATTTTGCCATTAAAATTCCTAAAAATATGGATTTGGAATTTGCAGCCCCTTTGCTTTGTGCTGGGATCACCACCTATTCGCCATTAATGAAAGTAAAAATGAAAAAAGGTGATAAAATTGGTGTAGTTGGCATTGGAGGATTAGGCCATATGGCGGTAAAATTGGCAGTTTCAAAAGGTGCCGAAGTATATGCTTTTACTACATCGCCTTCAAAAGTGAATGACATCAAAGGATTTGGCGCAAAAGAAGTGATTGTTGTGAATTCAGCTGAAGATTTAAAACCTTGGAAAGGCAAGCTCGATTTTATGATTTCTACCGTTCCTTATGCTTATGAAATGTCTTCTTATATAGATTGCGTAAAACCTTATGGTTTTTTCACGCAAGTAGGACAACCTATTAACGGCGAACTGATGATTAATAATTTCAATATGATTTTTAATAGGGTAAATTTCAACGCTTCATTAATTGGTGGTATTCCCGAAACACAAGAGGTAATGGATTATTGTGCAGAACATAAAATCTATCCGCAAATAGAAATCATTAAAGCGGAAGAAATTAACGATGCTTGGAAAAAAGTAGTAAATAAAGAAGCTCGTTACCGTTATGTAATTGATGCTGCAACATTTTAA